Proteins encoded together in one Paracoccus sp. SMMA_5_TC window:
- the lpxA gene encoding acyl-ACP--UDP-N-acetylglucosamine O-acyltransferase has protein sequence MADLSIHPSAVVDPAARIEDGCEIGPFCVVGPQVALGRGVVLKSHVVVTGNTVIGDETVVFPFASIGEVPQDLKFRGEQVRLEIGARNRIREYVTMNPGTEGGGGVTRVGNDGLFMAGSHVAHDCQIGDRVILVNNASVAGHCHLGDDVIIGGLSGVHQWVRIGRGAMIGAVTMVTADVIPYGLVQGPRGHLDGLNLVGLKRRGASREEIQSLREMLSQLGEGSFRDKARQLSDSASSSMVREVLDFILGPSDRSFLTPRT, from the coding sequence ATGGCTGATCTGAGCATCCACCCCTCGGCCGTGGTGGACCCGGCGGCCCGGATCGAGGATGGCTGCGAGATCGGCCCGTTCTGCGTTGTGGGCCCCCAGGTCGCGCTGGGTCGCGGGGTTGTGCTGAAATCGCATGTGGTGGTGACCGGCAACACGGTGATCGGCGATGAGACGGTCGTATTCCCCTTTGCCTCGATCGGCGAGGTGCCGCAGGATCTGAAGTTCCGCGGCGAGCAGGTGCGGCTGGAAATCGGCGCCCGAAACCGCATCCGCGAGTATGTGACGATGAACCCGGGCACCGAAGGGGGTGGCGGGGTGACGCGCGTGGGCAACGACGGGCTGTTCATGGCTGGCAGCCATGTCGCCCATGACTGCCAGATCGGCGACCGGGTGATCCTGGTCAACAATGCCTCGGTCGCGGGCCATTGCCATCTGGGCGATGACGTCATCATCGGCGGCTTGTCGGGCGTGCATCAATGGGTGCGGATCGGCCGCGGGGCGATGATCGGGGCCGTGACCATGGTGACGGCCGATGTCATTCCCTATGGCCTCGTCCAGGGGCCGCGCGGGCATCTGGACGGGTTGAACCTGGTGGGCCTGAAGCGCCGCGGCGCCTCGCGCGAGGAAATCCAGTCGCTGCGCGAAATGCTGTCGCAGCTGGGCGAGGGCAGCTTTCGCGACAAGGCCCGCCAGCTGTCGGATTCGGCCAGCAGCAGCATGGTGCGCGAGGTGCTCGACTTTATCCTTGGTCCCTCGGATCGCAGCTTTCTGACCCCACGGACATGA
- the fabZ gene encoding 3-hydroxyacyl-ACP dehydratase FabZ produces the protein MAADQTDYIPPTAVDLAMIKRILPHRYPFLLVDRVRDIVPNVSCVGVKMVTSNEPHFEGHFPQEPVMPGVLIIEAMAQSAAVLVGVSLNLADKGMGTYFMSIDKCRFRQKVVPGDVLELHMKTLRGGGKVWKFEGRAMVNGELAAEAEVMAMLNRGDNG, from the coding sequence ATGGCCGCCGATCAGACCGACTACATCCCGCCGACAGCCGTCGATCTTGCCATGATCAAGCGGATCCTGCCGCACCGTTACCCCTTTCTGCTGGTCGATCGGGTGCGCGACATCGTGCCAAATGTCAGTTGCGTGGGCGTGAAGATGGTGACCTCGAACGAGCCGCATTTCGAGGGGCATTTTCCGCAGGAACCGGTGATGCCCGGCGTGCTGATCATCGAGGCGATGGCGCAATCGGCGGCGGTGCTGGTCGGCGTCAGCCTGAACCTGGCCGACAAGGGCATGGGCACCTATTTCATGTCCATCGACAAATGCCGCTTTCGCCAGAAGGTTGTTCCCGGCGACGTGCTGGAACTGCACATGAAAACGCTGCGCGGTGGCGGCAAGGTGTGGAAATTCGAAGGCCGCGCGATGGTCAATGGCGAGCTGGCGGCCGAGGCCGAGGTCATGGCCATGCTGAACCGCGGCGACAATGGCTGA
- the lpxB gene encoding lipid-A-disaccharide synthase: MKFFVIAGEPSGDNLGAALMAGLRQLQPDVVFDGIGGPAMAAQGLDSRFPMQELSLMGIWEVLPRYRALQARVRETAQAIAEARPDALITIDSPDFCLRVARQARVLHPGLRTIHYVAPSVWAWRAGRARKMAQVIDHVLAILPFEPPLMQAAGMSCDFVGHPIVAEPVAGAAEAAAFRQAHGIAPDAPLILCLPGSRRTEVARLGPRFDEALIRLRDRVPEIRVVIPTVRGVSALVRDMARRWPTAPVVVEAAEEKRAAFAAADLALAASGTVSLDLAANGVPMVIGYDVAPLSRLIIGLMLKTDTVTLVNLVSETRVVPEFLGNACQPGPMSQALFRLLDHPEERAEQMAAMELTMTRLGRGGEAPSLRAARSVLDAISSAPRPR; this comes from the coding sequence ATGAAGTTCTTTGTGATCGCGGGCGAGCCTTCGGGCGACAATCTGGGTGCGGCACTGATGGCGGGGCTGCGGCAGTTGCAGCCCGACGTCGTCTTTGACGGCATCGGCGGCCCCGCGATGGCGGCGCAGGGGCTCGACAGCCGCTTTCCCATGCAAGAGCTGAGCCTGATGGGCATATGGGAGGTTCTGCCCCGCTATCGTGCCTTGCAGGCGCGGGTCCGGGAAACCGCCCAGGCCATTGCAGAGGCCCGGCCAGATGCGCTGATTACCATCGACAGTCCGGATTTCTGCCTGCGGGTGGCGCGGCAGGCGCGGGTGCTGCACCCCGGCCTGCGCACGATCCACTACGTTGCGCCGTCGGTCTGGGCCTGGCGGGCAGGGCGCGCGCGCAAGATGGCCCAGGTCATCGACCATGTTCTGGCGATTCTGCCCTTTGAACCGCCGTTGATGCAGGCTGCGGGGATGAGCTGCGATTTCGTCGGCCATCCGATCGTTGCCGAGCCTGTGGCCGGCGCGGCCGAGGCTGCGGCCTTTCGCCAGGCCCACGGTATCGCGCCCGATGCGCCGCTGATCCTGTGCCTGCCGGGCTCGCGCCGGACCGAGGTGGCGCGTCTGGGCCCCCGTTTTGACGAGGCGCTGATCCGCTTGCGCGACCGGGTGCCGGAAATCCGGGTTGTGATCCCGACCGTGCGGGGCGTGTCGGCCCTTGTGCGCGACATGGCGCGGCGCTGGCCCACCGCCCCGGTGGTGGTCGAGGCTGCCGAGGAAAAGCGCGCGGCCTTCGCGGCCGCCGATCTGGCGCTGGCGGCTTCGGGCACGGTCAGCCTGGATCTGGCGGCCAATGGCGTGCCCATGGTGATCGGCTATGACGTGGCACCGCTCAGCCGGTTGATCATCGGGCTGATGTTGAAAACCGATACGGTGACGCTGGTCAATCTGGTCAGCGAGACGCGTGTCGTCCCCGAATTTCTGGGCAATGCCTGCCAGCCGGGGCCGATGTCGCAGGCGCTGTTCCGCCTGCTGGATCATCCCGAGGAACGGGCCGAGCAGATGGCGGCGATGGAACTGACGATGACGCGCCTGGGGCGCGGCGGCGAGGCACCTAGCCTGCGCGCCGCGCGTTCGGTGCTGGACGCGATCAGTTCTGCGCCGCGACCACGATGA
- a CDS encoding sulfite exporter TauE/SafE family protein, producing MAQTLLMLAAGFLGGMLNAVAGGGTFITFPALVASGVPVVSANATSTVAALPGYLSAAVGFRHEIAHIERGVVLRLTLWTLVGGIVGSCLLLVSSNAAFAVLVPFLLLGATSVFIWGAQVRSWAARHRSAVVPFGIGTMLPVAIYGGYFNGGLGIILLALFALWGMTDLNQMNGLKSWLSFALSVISFVIFAIGGQVAWGPAVVMSLGTILGGYLGAPLARRIPMPMLRALIAAVGFGMTALFFWRLF from the coding sequence ATGGCCCAAACCCTGCTGATGCTGGCCGCCGGTTTTCTGGGCGGAATGCTGAACGCGGTTGCCGGCGGCGGCACCTTCATCACCTTCCCCGCCCTGGTCGCCAGCGGGGTGCCGGTCGTGTCGGCAAACGCCACCAGCACGGTGGCGGCGCTGCCGGGCTATCTGTCGGCGGCGGTGGGCTTTCGTCACGAAATCGCCCACATCGAACGCGGGGTGGTGCTGCGCCTGACGCTGTGGACCCTGGTGGGCGGCATCGTCGGCTCGTGCCTGCTGCTGGTATCGTCGAACGCGGCCTTTGCGGTGCTGGTGCCCTTCCTGCTGCTGGGGGCGACATCGGTATTCATCTGGGGGGCGCAGGTGCGCAGCTGGGCGGCGCGCCACCGCAGCGCAGTCGTCCCCTTCGGAATCGGCACCATGCTGCCGGTGGCGATCTATGGCGGCTATTTCAACGGCGGGCTGGGCATCATCCTGCTGGCCCTGTTCGCGCTTTGGGGCATGACCGACCTGAACCAGATGAATGGCTTGAAAAGCTGGTTGTCCTTTGCCCTGTCGGTCATTTCCTTTGTCATATTCGCCATCGGCGGCCAGGTAGCCTGGGGCCCCGCAGTTGTGATGAGCCTGGGCACCATCCTGGGCGGTTATCTGGGCGCCCCGCTGGCGCGCCGAATCCCGATGCCGATGTTGCGGGCATTGATCGCAGCGGTCGGCTTTGGCATGACGGCGCTGTTTTTCTGGCGTCTGTTCTGA
- a CDS encoding DUF2948 family protein, translated as MADARFTDVDPAPLALMAEDAQDLAVISALVQDAVLTAGDMSYDGRRRQLALLVNRFRWEDADHARREGRPFERVRAVLLVSDALRVQSDGIDRKDRDLVLELLALRWLPDTDGTGRLLLEFAGDGTLAVDAECLNVELRDVTRPYAAPSGQAPQHSLD; from the coding sequence ATGGCTGATGCGCGTTTCACCGATGTCGATCCGGCGCCGCTGGCGCTGATGGCCGAGGATGCCCAGGATCTGGCGGTCATCTCGGCGCTGGTGCAGGATGCGGTGCTGACGGCGGGTGACATGTCCTATGATGGCCGCCGCCGGCAACTGGCGCTGCTGGTCAACCGCTTTCGCTGGGAAGATGCCGATCATGCCCGCCGCGAAGGTCGCCCGTTCGAGCGGGTTCGGGCGGTGCTGCTGGTCTCGGATGCGCTGCGGGTTCAAAGCGACGGCATTGATCGCAAGGATCGCGACCTTGTGCTGGAATTGCTGGCCCTGCGTTGGCTGCCTGATACGGACGGAACCGGCCGGCTGCTGCTGGAATTTGCCGGGGACGGCACGTTGGCGGTCGATGCGGAATGCCTGAATGTCGAGTTGCGCGACGTGACCCGGCCCTATGCAGCCCCTTCGGGGCAGGCACCGCAACATTCGCTGGACTGA
- a CDS encoding DUF4159 domain-containing protein codes for MIRALLLMTLMLWALPLRAQQDPDPRLVSAADQVALAYVVTGDAAVDAASKAGLQGLSQILAQRTTVEPGPPIGVDPDRDDLSLLTFLYWPVTDAQAAPSPQGYVRLNHFLRSGGMILFDTRDGDIAGLGGPDGSDALQALAAPLDIPPLAPVPADHVLTRTFYLLRDFPGRYQGAPLWAEAPPADAQAAQGVPFRNLNDGVSPVLIGGNAWAEAWAVDANGLPMFSMGSAFDGEEQREMAYRFGVNLIMYVLTGNYKSDQVHVPALLERLRQEEVR; via the coding sequence ATGATCCGCGCGTTGCTGCTGATGACGCTGATGCTGTGGGCGCTGCCGCTGCGCGCCCAGCAGGACCCGGACCCCCGGCTGGTCAGTGCCGCCGATCAGGTGGCGCTGGCCTATGTCGTCACCGGCGACGCGGCGGTGGACGCGGCATCGAAGGCCGGATTGCAGGGCCTGTCGCAGATCCTTGCCCAGCGCACCACGGTCGAGCCCGGCCCCCCCATCGGCGTCGATCCCGACCGGGACGACCTGTCGCTGCTGACGTTTCTGTATTGGCCGGTGACGGATGCGCAGGCGGCGCCCTCGCCACAGGGTTATGTGCGCCTGAACCATTTCCTGCGTTCGGGCGGGATGATCCTGTTCGACACCCGCGACGGCGATATCGCCGGGCTGGGCGGGCCGGATGGCTCGGACGCGTTGCAGGCGCTGGCCGCGCCGCTGGACATCCCGCCGCTGGCCCCTGTGCCCGCCGATCATGTGCTGACGCGCACTTTCTATCTGCTGCGCGATTTTCCCGGCCGCTATCAGGGTGCACCGCTGTGGGCCGAGGCGCCGCCCGCGGATGCCCAGGCAGCGCAAGGCGTGCCCTTTCGCAACCTCAACGATGGCGTCTCGCCGGTGCTGATCGGCGGCAATGCCTGGGCCGAGGCCTGGGCCGTGGACGCCAACGGCCTGCCCATGTTCAGCATGGGATCGGCTTTTGACGGCGAGGAACAGCGCGAGATGGCCTATCGCTTTGGCGTGAACCTGATCATGTATGTGCTGACCGGCAACTACAAATCCGACCAGGTGCATGTGCCCGCCCTGCTCGAGCGTCTGCGCCAGGAGGAGGTGCGATGA
- the murA gene encoding UDP-N-acetylglucosamine 1-carboxyvinyltransferase, which yields MDQIIVRGNGPLKGEIPIAGAKNACLTLMPATLLTDQPLTLTNAPRLSDIRTMTELLRSLGAEVASLQDGQVLALSSHDLSSHTAEYDIVRKMRASILVLGPMLARDGHAIVSLPGGCAIGARPVDLHLKAFEAMGAELDLRDGYVHAKAPAGGLRGAVVEFPLVSVGATENTLLAATLARGTTVIRNAAREPEIVDLVQCLRRMGAQIEGEGTSTITVQGVQALGGATHPVVTDRIELGTYMLAPAICGGEVECLGGRIALLEAFCEKLDQAGVEVVETERGLKVSRKNGPVRAVDVVTEPFPGFPTDLQAQMMALLCTAEGTSVLEERIFENRFMHAPELTRMGARIEVHGGHATVHGVDKLRGAPVMATDLRASVSLILAGLAAQGETVVSRVYHLDRGYEKVVRKLRGVGADIERVRGVSSDG from the coding sequence ATGGACCAGATCATTGTGCGCGGCAACGGGCCGCTCAAGGGCGAGATTCCGATTGCCGGCGCCAAGAACGCCTGCCTGACGCTGATGCCGGCAACGCTGCTGACCGATCAGCCGCTGACGCTGACCAATGCGCCGCGCCTGTCGGATATCCGCACCATGACCGAACTGCTGCGGTCGCTGGGGGCCGAGGTCGCCAGCCTGCAGGACGGCCAGGTGCTGGCCCTGTCCAGCCATGATCTGAGCAGCCATACCGCCGAATACGATATCGTGCGCAAGATGCGGGCCTCGATCCTGGTGCTGGGGCCGATGCTGGCACGCGACGGTCATGCGATCGTGTCCTTGCCCGGCGGCTGTGCGATCGGCGCGCGTCCGGTCGATCTGCATCTGAAGGCCTTCGAGGCGATGGGGGCGGAACTTGACCTGCGCGACGGCTATGTCCACGCCAAGGCGCCGGCCGGCGGGCTGCGCGGGGCGGTGGTGGAATTTCCGCTTGTCAGCGTCGGCGCGACCGAAAACACCCTGCTGGCGGCAACGCTGGCCCGGGGCACCACCGTGATCCGCAACGCGGCGCGCGAACCCGAAATCGTCGATCTGGTGCAGTGCCTGCGGCGCATGGGCGCCCAGATCGAGGGCGAAGGCACCTCGACGATCACCGTGCAGGGCGTGCAGGCGCTGGGCGGCGCGACCCATCCGGTAGTGACCGACCGCATCGAACTGGGCACCTACATGCTGGCACCGGCGATCTGCGGCGGCGAGGTCGAGTGCCTGGGGGGGCGGATCGCGCTGCTCGAGGCATTTTGCGAGAAGCTGGATCAGGCCGGCGTCGAGGTGGTCGAAACCGAACGCGGGCTGAAGGTGTCGCGCAAGAACGGTCCGGTGCGGGCCGTCGATGTGGTTACCGAGCCTTTCCCGGGCTTTCCCACCGATCTGCAGGCGCAGATGATGGCGCTGCTCTGCACGGCCGAAGGCACCTCGGTGCTGGAGGAGCGTATCTTCGAGAACCGCTTCATGCACGCGCCCGAGTTGACGCGCATGGGCGCCCGGATCGAGGTTCACGGCGGCCATGCCACCGTCCACGGCGTCGACAAGCTGCGCGGGGCGCCGGTGATGGCCACCGACCTGCGCGCCTCGGTCAGTCTGATCCTGGCGGGGCTGGCCGCGCAGGGCGAAACCGTGGTCAGCCGCGTCTATCACCTTGATCGCGGCTATGAGAAGGTGGTGCGCAAGCTGCGTGGCGTGGGTGCGGACATCGAAAGGGTGCGGGGGGTGTCGTCCGATGGCTGA
- a CDS encoding LpxI family protein has protein sequence MSRIALIAGEGVLAPAIAQALDQPLVYALDHLSPQLPARPFRLERLVPFLDELIDQGVDRVVFAGAIRRPRIEPELFDPRTMAIVPRILMGMQSGDDAALRAVLEVFEETGINILSVDQILPELVPGEGILAGAPGPGDQKDAARAAQIVQGLGDLDIGQGAVVAQGLCLAVEALPGTQAMLEFAGLHVGLRPNPNGPRGLLYKAPKPGQDRRIDLPTIGPDTVHQVARAGLAGIAWQAGGVIVLQRDEAIAAAEAAGLFLWARA, from the coding sequence ATGAGCAGAATCGCCCTGATCGCCGGCGAGGGAGTTCTGGCCCCCGCCATTGCCCAGGCGCTGGATCAGCCGCTGGTCTATGCGCTGGATCATCTTTCGCCGCAGCTTCCCGCGCGCCCGTTCCGGCTGGAGCGACTGGTGCCGTTCCTGGACGAGCTGATAGATCAGGGCGTGGACCGCGTGGTCTTTGCAGGGGCCATCCGGCGCCCGCGGATCGAACCGGAACTGTTCGATCCGCGCACCATGGCGATTGTGCCGCGCATCCTGATGGGGATGCAGTCGGGCGATGATGCCGCCCTGCGCGCGGTGCTGGAAGTTTTCGAGGAAACAGGCATAAATATCCTGTCTGTCGATCAGATATTGCCCGAACTTGTCCCCGGCGAAGGCATTCTGGCTGGCGCGCCCGGACCGGGCGATCAGAAGGACGCCGCCCGGGCGGCCCAGATCGTGCAGGGCCTGGGCGATCTGGATATCGGGCAGGGCGCCGTGGTGGCCCAGGGTCTGTGCCTTGCTGTCGAGGCGCTGCCGGGCACCCAGGCGATGCTGGAATTCGCCGGTCTGCATGTCGGGTTGCGGCCCAACCCCAATGGGCCTCGCGGCCTTCTTTACAAGGCGCCGAAGCCCGGACAGGATCGCCGCATCGATCTGCCGACCATCGGGCCCGACACGGTGCATCAGGTGGCAAGGGCCGGACTGGCCGGCATCGCCTGGCAGGCTGGCGGTGTCATCGTGCTGCAACGCGACGAGGCTATTGCGGCCGCCGAAGCAGCGGGGTTGTTTCTGTGGGCGCGGGCGTGA
- a CDS encoding RidA family protein, producing MSDIKRIETGTRMSQAVVHNGIIYLAGQVGNPGESVTAQTQQVLAQIDRLLAECGSDKTRILSAQIWLADMADFAEMNAVWDAWVPAGHAPARATGESALATPDYKVEIIVVAAQN from the coding sequence ATGTCCGACATCAAACGCATCGAGACCGGCACCCGCATGAGCCAGGCCGTGGTGCATAACGGCATCATCTATCTGGCCGGCCAGGTCGGGAACCCCGGCGAATCGGTCACTGCCCAGACCCAGCAGGTTCTGGCCCAGATCGACCGCCTGCTGGCGGAATGCGGCTCGGACAAGACCCGCATCCTCAGCGCGCAGATCTGGTTGGCGGACATGGCCGATTTCGCCGAAATGAATGCGGTCTGGGACGCCTGGGTGCCCGCCGGCCATGCCCCCGCCCGCGCCACCGGCGAATCGGCGCTGGCAACGCCCGACTACAAGGTCGAAATCATCGTGGTCGCGGCGCAGAACTGA